AACTGTAGGGGAGGGGTGTGTAGCGAGCAccctatataaaaatacaaaatacttgaCTTCCTAGGCAGGCCAATATTTCTTACCCTTAGTGTATGGAGAGAGAAGGGAGAAACCAATTTGAAAGAGACATACGCAAAGCCCTGTTACCCACGCATCCACTGACCAAAagtaggtagaaaatcattcgATCTTACCATTAGGTTGGGAAGCTTTAGTGCAGCAGGGAATGGCTGTACATACCCTCTCTTTCCTTTACCCAAatttcctctctttatcttaaagcggacggacgtgttttttttgtgcgcactacgtttttgtaaaatttgcaataagctttctataaacaatcggtgtttatttctttaccgatataaaaacaaattgcaattctttagatccgtatcgcttcgcgtgtgcagtgatatatttggaagtcaaataataatttatttaacttactttccaaacatagccctgctctgcttcttcatctcctacggtgttgttgctattcttttgcttctactctcgctcaatagagattcttatctctatttctttaaatcttactaacttgcactaactgctctctttaatctccccttctcttttccttggtacagtggttcaaggttcctcattaataaaatcaaataatatttttaaattaattattaatttttttaataatttttaataaattaattatttaattttaaataatttttaataaattaattatttaaatttttaataattatggattttaaattggtctgtgcattaaagtcttgcaataagacaatctcgtcttcccagcctaccatccattgctgtttctgtgaaaacgttttacacgctaggtgtgccgggttcacggcctcagtttcggatgcaatctcgcgtaggtctggtctccacttttgctgtgatggttgtcgtgctgttcaggacgaaatgaggtcgttcatgaggcagactaaaagcggtttcaaggagttgattagtggttttcgaaaaatcaatgaccaactctgtgcgcttgatacacagtttagtagccttcaactactaaatgagtctccaaagcgtaagaaatccgcttttagtgatgtgctcgggtcgaataatcttcagcctgctcagccgacaactatgcagccgcttatatctctggccaccccaagggccggacctgagaaaaattcggcttccgaatgtctcaagtctcagaaagttcgtttctttcgtaaggctgactttacgaaattaaataagttaattttggaatttgattggtctgatttactggcatgcgaggatataaacatcgcattacaaaaatttcgccaggccctgatggagtaccaggctgtgttctgaagtactgcgccgaggcactgtgcaaaccgcttgttaaactctttaatctatcgctggaaacttcgatctttccccttatgtggaaggattccttcattattccgctgcataaaaaagggaaaaaatccgacgctgctaattatagaggcatctctaaattgtcagcaattccaaagctttttgaaaaacttatcactccacatttgcaacacctatgtagttcaataataactccgtgccagcatggcttcatgaagcgccgctccaccactaccaacttattggagctaacatcttttatcacggatggcttccggaatggcttacaaacagacgtcatatacactgacttcagtaaagcatttgactctgttaaccattcgcttcttataagtaaactcagtcttttgggattcccaactgatcttcttatgtggatttcgagctacttatcagggagaacccaacgtgttttctttaaagatgttacctcgcgtttagtccgcgccacatcgggggtgccccaaggaagccatcttggacccctactttttactctgtttattaacgacttgccccttgccttaactaattcacttgtacttatgtacgctgatgacgttaagctatgccttcagtataaattcactagcgcccagtctagacttcaatccgatttggataaacttcaaaattggtgtttagcaaataacctaaagcttaatggatcgaaatgtaaacttatgtctttttaccgatctagtcctcaccaggctatgtactttctctatgggaacgccttagaacgattaactcaggttaacgatctaggtgtcctattagatttgaaacttaaatttaccgaccatatatctaccatggttaataaagctatgggtgtgcttggttttattaaaagatggtcaaaagaatttaatgacccgtacataactaaaacgttatatacatcactggtccgtccgattcttgagtatggatcgtgtgtctggagtcctcaatatggagtacaccaagatcacattgaatctgtacaaaaaaacttccttacttttgctcttaggggacttaattgggatgcaaatctttacctcccctcttatcatagtagacttttactaatcaacttaccaacattaacaaatcgtagaacgatgctgggtgtcatgtttttatataatcttatttatggaaatatagacagccagcatttactaacacgtttaaactttaacattcctagtagaaggaccagaaactttcgtcctctactcctcagccattgtagttcgacatatgcccaacacgatccgttcagggtattatgttcggactacaatggtctctaccacatcttatcactttgctctactaacaatcttaaatcgcttatattaaccgccttatctatgcaacactcttcctcgtaatatctttctcctaatcctcgcttatctatctcggatctattcccgcgattcgagccgtacgttacgcggcagcgtccctcggtcggttggacgggaggtgggctgtacgtatgcagtgggaaccgcgcaaaaaaaaaaaaaaaaaataaatcgaatATGTTCCCAGCAGTACCAATCGCCCCGGAATCACCCTGGATTCACCCTGGATCCGCCCGGATCACCCTGGAATCCAACCGGAAAGCTAGAACAAGCGACCCGGAATTTTGtactgaaatttttgaaaatgtcccagcagtactgaaattcctggCCCTGGATTTCAGGCATGAATCAGCCTTGAATCCGCCCGGATTTCGAATCCGGATTCCGGCGTGAAAATTGTCTCGAAATCGCCCCTGATTCAGACCTGAATTTCAGAGCGGAATCAGGCCCGAAAAGAAAGCATGATTCCGCTCTAAAAATCGTGGCTAAATCAGGTCGCATTCATGacccaaaattaaagaaaaaaatttcgcCTTAAAATCTTCTAATttgataatcattattttttatgaattccttaaaaattgctgttaatatatgttgtaaactaaattaatatgttaagtaacattacattattaatattgaaaactatatttaataattactcaCCCTGGGATTCGAACCTTAGTGCTTTTGTATACTAGACCGACATGCACGCCTCTAAGCTATCAAGGAATCGCGCGTATTTTGTGACTGACTATAATATACCTCtacaaatttgcatgtttaaaacaatctcaattattaagaatccccgtttaaaaaaaagtattgaatataacagtttattttgagactgcaatattaaaataaaatgaaagtaaacaaaaatcaactcatAATAAAGACTTTTCCGCTcggaatcgaacccacgaccttacgATTAACAGGCAGATACCTTAATCATTGAACCATGGGGTGAAAGTTTTCCgggcaaaatatttagaatgactagaaaatattagtgattaataactaatatcgaatatgcataatttcgaactctagcagcagcagagggccggcagaattagttcgcctactttgttttgacgttcgaagagcaaaccttattgaattgtttttgtttttcgatcgAAATTTGACATTCGGGCCGGAAAAGTCGGAGccaggaatttcagtactgctgggagaggacattttcaaaaatttcagtaCAAAATTCCGGGCCGCTTGTTCTAGCTTTCCGGTTGGATTCCGGGGTGATCCGGGGTGAATCCATGGTGATTCCGGGGCGATTGGTACTGCTGGgaaaaactgagattaaaaAATGATGAACCAGtatacataaaaaattatcGAAACCTACATAGTCATGTGAATGAAATACAAAAGCAAGTAGGAAAGTTAATCTCCGAAGGGATTGTTGAACCATCCGTATCCGAATATAAAAGCCATTGATACTTGTTCCTAAGAAACCATACCCCGGGTCAGAAGTAAAGAAATGGCGGTTAGTGATTGACTATCGCCAGATAAAAAATTACCatctgataaatttccactACCTGGAATTGATGATATTTTGGATCAACTAGGTCGAGCTAAATACTTCTCATGCCTTGACTTAATgtcaggattccatcaaattgaactaGAAAAAAGTTCCAGAGATATAACGTCTTTTTCAACCAGCAACGGCTCATATCGCTTTACACTATTaccttttggattaaaaatagctCCTAACTCATTTCTACTCCTAACTCGCGTTCATCTGTTCACAGTTATCCAACTAGCCTGTCTCATTATCCTCTGGCTGATCAAGTCCTTCTCGCAGTCCTTAATCCTGTTCCCACTGATGTTGGTGGTGATGATTGGAATAAGGAAGGCATTGGACTTGGGATTCACGCGGCGTGAGCTGAAGATCTTGGACGATATAATGCCGGAGATGACGAAGAGGGCGGCGGCCGATGATCTCCACAAACTGGACGCTGAGGTGGGCTTATTGGCGAGAATGTTTCCGTTCGGAAAGGGCCGTCGGGGCCGGGTGGTGAACAAGCCCCCTGGTCCTGGTGGTGATACGGGCAGTGCTGTGGGTCTGGGCCTCAACAAGTGCACCACATCAAATGCAAATGAGAAGGAGTTCGAGGCATAAAGCAGTCTTCTCAAGTAGAGAGCAACCACAAACAGCACACCTACACTCCTTCAAGCACAAGGGCACAACACAACTCACACAACCACAAataacaacacaaaaaaaaggaaaatcatagaaaaacaaaatccCACGGACCAGTGCTGTCTATTTCATTTGCGTTTGCAGTGCTGCCCAGTCCACAGCACAAAAAAGAACGAGCCATCGTTCGAATTCCGATAAAATCGCTTATTTCGatttttggattaattttcattttgtcGGGCCTGTTACATTTCTTCAAACTACAACTATAGTTTATATAGTccatttatatgcattattaTCTGTTATACACGTTTTTATCATGTCTTTAACAGTATTTTGTAAATGTTTTTCTCCTTCTTTCCtccattttaatttaaaatgatCGCATGCAgctattttgcattttgatttttatatataCGATTATTTTTGATAAACTTGTTTATACTATTTTCTGATCTTATGGTAAAACTCAAGCTTTTAGACCACTTGTAAATGCAAAACCcact
The window above is part of the Drosophila ananassae strain 14024-0371.13 chromosome 4 unlocalized genomic scaffold, ASM1763931v2 tig00000054, whole genome shotgun sequence genome. Proteins encoded here:
- the LOC6501779 gene encoding anion exchange protein 4 — protein: MSGFHQIELEKSSRDITSFSTSNGSYRFTLLPFGLKIAPNSFLLLTRVHLFTVIQLACLIILWLIKSFSQSLILFPLMLVVMIGIRKALDLGFTRRELKILDDIMPEMTKRAAADDLHKLDAEVGLLARMFPFGKGRRGRVVNKPPGPGGDTGSAVGLGLNKCTTSNANEKEFEA